A genome region from Scomber japonicus isolate fScoJap1 chromosome 15, fScoJap1.pri, whole genome shotgun sequence includes the following:
- the tbc1d5 gene encoding TBC1 domain family member 5 isoform X5, whose amino-acid sequence MRRLKRRTSRTLARLQASRTWWSTTRCHRMRGLWNKFFQDKELKGMIKQDVLRTFPEIRYFQDEDVRTKLTDILFCYARENEQLLYKQGMHELLAPIVFVLHCDHQAFQHASETASPSEEMKCLLDPLFLEHDAYALFSQLMDTAEPWFSSFEREVRRGKEEMLTSIPFARPQDAGPSVAIVTKVNRIQDQLVKKHDVELHMHVNRLEIAPQIYGIRWVRLLFGREFPLQDLLVVWDALFADSITLDLVDYIFVAMLLYIRDALIASNFQTCLGLLMHYPPIGDINALLQKALFLRDPKNNPRPVNYQFQQNLDYYKTRGADLMNKTRSGSSVKTAPLNINKVSSSLLSFGRKLIAPAISGGSSGISPINSEVHSSSSSSSSTSPASAPAPILSHPLAEPPSGQAPLQSQSQSQSQHYRLLKSESMPVHLSKDVVSGGVSQVSLPAQTHTDTEGQSSRTVSSSPSIESFSGGRGQATASPPLPPSRGSDVSTSSPPLSATKKESFFNITRSRSHSKTMGKKEAQEEDLEAQVSFLQGQINDLEAMSKYCAKMMNNHICKIQEVILQEHLKKEDEVLVSLAGLKQIKDILKGALRFNQSLLEAEENEEISIADDHYTLTAAAENALSSNSHHSDHQQEDNSRPSRDSDLDGSVSTDEKEEEEQATPPEQQVASSLGSEGKNWDDYILVSQDEDLQAAEGAGGGVGRAAAEHTPPIRRGRGMVRMEPEGAAGTFHDPLMAGTTSGSSSPDEGSTHSKDSDFTIVNPNDL is encoded by the exons ATGAGAAGATTAAAGAGACG CACATCACGAACCCTCGCAAGGCTGCAGGCCAGCAGGACCTGGTGGTCAACAACCCGCTGTCACAGGATGAGGGg CCTGTGGAACAAGTTCTTCCAGGATAAAGAGCTGAAGGGGATGATCAAACAAGATGTGTTGAGAAC GTTCCCTGAGATTCGTTACTTCCAAGACGAGGACGTGAGGACCAAGCTGACGGACATCCTCTTCTGTTATGCCCGAGAAAATGAACAATTACTTTATAAACAG GGTATGCACGAGTTACTGGCTCCCATAGTGTTTGTGCTGCACTGTGACCATCAAGCCTTCCAGCATGCCAGCGAGACGGCCAGCCCCAG TGAGGAGATGAAGTGTCTGTTGGACCCACTGTTCCTTGAACATGATGCCTA TGCATTGTTCTCCCAGCTGATGGACACAGCAGAACCGTGGTTCTCCAGCTTTGAGAGGGAAGTGAGGAGG GGAAAAGAAGAGATGCTGACCAGCATCCCGTTTGCTCGGCCCCAAGACGCAGGACCATCTGTTGCCATAGTGACCAAAGTCAACCGCATCCAGGACCAGCTAGTGAAGAAGCATGACGTGGAGCTGCATATGCACGTCAACCGGCTGGAGATCGCCCCACAAATCTATGGCAT CCGGTGGGTACGTCTGCTGTTTGGCCGCGAGTTTCCACTTCAGGACTTACTGGTGGTATGGGACGCACTGTTTGCTGACAGCATCACTCTGGACCTGGTGGACTACATCTTTGTGGCCATGCTGCTCTATATCCGAGATGCCC TCATTGCAAGTAACTTCCAGACCTGCTTGGGCCTGTTAATGCACTACCCTCCAATAGGAGACATCAACGCTCTGCTGCAGAAGGCTCTGTTCCTCCGAGATCCCAAa AACAATCCACGTCCTGTAAACTACCAGTTTCAGCAGAACCTGGATTACTACAAAACAAGGGGAGCTGATCTGATGAACAAAACACg CTCGGGCTCCAGTGTAAAAACGGCTCCCCTCAACATCAACAAAGTCTCCAGCAGCCTGCTGAGCTTTGGCAGGAAGCTCATTGCTCCGGCCATTTCGGGTGGTTCCAGCGGCATCTCACCAATCAACAGTGAGgtacactcctcctcctcctcctcgtcttccacCTCTCCTGCCTCAGCCCCTGCGCCTATCCTGAGTCACCCACTTGCTGAGCCTCCATCAGGCCAGGCGCCACtgcagagccagagccagagccagagccagcaCTACCGCCTGCTCAAGTCTGAGAGCATGCCTGTTCATCTCAGCAAAG ATGTAGTTTCAGGTGGAGTGTCTCAGGTCTCTCTCCCAGCCCAgactcacactgacacagaaG GCCAAAGCTCCAGGACAGTAAGTTCCTCCCCCAGCATAGAAAGCTTTTCTGGTGGGCGTGGTCAGGCCACTGCCTCGCCACCCCTCCCCCCATCCAGAGGGAGTGATGTCAGCACTTCATCACCGCCCCTTTCCGCCACCAAGAAGGAGTCCTTCTTCAACATCACTCGCTCACGTTCCCACAGCAAGACCATGGGCAAGAAAGAGGCG CAGGAGGAGGACCTGGAAGCCCAGGTATCTTTCCTGCAGGGTCAGATCAACGACCTGGAGGCTATGAGCAAATACTGTGCCAAGATGATGAACAACCACATCT GTAAAATCCAGGAAGTGATTCTCCAGGAACATTTGAAGAAAGAAGATGAGGTCCTGGTTTCACTGGCAGGACTCAAACAG ATTAAAGACATCCTGAAGGGGGCACTGCGCTTCAACCAAAGCCTGCTGGAGGCTGAAGAGAATGAGGAGATCTCCATCGCTGACGATCACTACACCTTGACAGCGGCTGCGGAAAATGCTCTGAGTTCCAACAGTCACCACAGTGACCATCAGCAGGAAGACAACAGCAGGCCAAGTCGAGACTCTGACCTCGACGGGAGCGTGAGCACGgatgagaaagaagaggaggagcaggcgACCCCACCTGAGCAACAG GTGGCATCTTCTCTCGGCTCCGAGGGTAAGAACTGGGACGACTACATCCTTGTATCCCAGGACGAAGACCTGCAGGCTGCcgagggagcaggaggaggagtaggaaggGCTGCAGCCGAGCACACCCCTCCGATCAGGCGAGGCCGCGGCATGGTGCGCATGGAGCCTGAGGGTGCGGCAGGGACCTTCCACGACCCCCTGATGGCCGGCACCACCTCCGGCTCCTCCAGCCCAGATGAGGGCTCCACCCACAGCAAGGACTCTGACTTCACCATCGTCAATCCAAATGACCTGTGA